One Sphingobacteruim zhuxiongii DNA window includes the following coding sequences:
- a CDS encoding DUF3820 family protein yields the protein MAKQETDFFRPEMLIELANSKMPFGKYQGYLLCNLPEPYLVWFKKKGFPPGKLGIQLASLYEIKVNGLEYLLRPLIKK from the coding sequence ATGGCAAAACAAGAGACTGATTTCTTTCGCCCTGAAATGCTGATAGAATTAGCAAACAGCAAGATGCCCTTTGGAAAATATCAGGGGTATCTCCTATGTAATTTGCCTGAGCCTTATTTAGTATGGTTTAAAAAGAAGGGCTTTCCGCCGGGAAAATTGGGCATCCAATTAGCCAGTCTCTATGAAATCAAAGTTAATGGTCTTGAATATTTGTTACGTCCATTAATTAAAAAGTGA
- a CDS encoding TM2 domain-containing protein yields the protein MESQKVDMFLMSQNKFFESYHLMEIKEMLLKADDSKFTNVQVQQYKDPTTVLIVSLLAGPLGIDRFMIGDTGLGIGKLLTCGGFGIWAIIDYFLIMGATKNKNFEKLVTSLSY from the coding sequence ATGGAAAGCCAAAAAGTCGACATGTTTCTGATGTCTCAAAACAAGTTTTTTGAATCTTATCATCTAATGGAGATCAAGGAAATGCTTTTAAAAGCTGACGATAGCAAATTTACGAACGTACAAGTTCAACAATATAAAGATCCCACAACAGTACTTATCGTCTCACTTTTGGCTGGACCATTAGGAATTGACCGCTTTATGATTGGCGATACAGGCCTTGGTATTGGTAAGTTATTAACCTGTGGCGGCTTTGGTATTTGGGCAATCATCGATTACTTCTTAATCATGGGTGCTACTAAAAATAAGAACTTCGAAAAATTAGTAACGTCATTGAGCTACTAA
- a CDS encoding RagB/SusD family nutrient uptake outer membrane protein, translated as MKISSIYRSITLIACFMLLFSCEKYYDPTEYIDEESALTNEADVATATIGSYALLKSEAYVRSGHFLMEYPGDAVAQGQSSGDDLTRAYRYNHINTSGHATNFWSQSYKIVAAANKVIEFVPDDASAGLQQLKGENLFLRAMVHFYLVRVFGRPYPQGNGENMGVPILKEGLTDEETAVLTRNSVKEVYNFVITDLLKAADLMSENKSNSFGSKEVAYALLSRVYLYMEDNANAIKYANLVINSGRYSLLEGSEYQGFFKSSPDNNRETIFCIRHTKVEDRGMSSINSMYFSGDVAGNPLGQGVSGWAEIYASKKYYDLVQSYPNDLRNSFITPFLIDGKLQYNQKLTPVTPMYYVNKYALQEGQINLSSPIFLRLAEVYLIRAEAQAKLSNTAAALADVNLLRQRAGLSGAAIRTLNNLQTANMTVMDAVMEERYLELAFEGHRAYDLFRNNRPMERNYPGTHSLNNTPTTNITQKVLPTDARVVFYVPQAEINRNSNLKQNP; from the coding sequence ATGAAAATATCATCAATATATCGTTCAATAACATTGATTGCATGCTTTATGTTATTGTTCTCCTGTGAGAAATATTACGACCCAACTGAATATATCGACGAGGAATCAGCATTAACGAATGAAGCCGATGTGGCAACAGCGACGATTGGGAGCTATGCGCTCTTAAAAAGTGAAGCCTATGTTCGTAGTGGACATTTTTTGATGGAGTATCCAGGAGATGCCGTAGCACAAGGACAGTCCTCTGGAGATGACTTGACACGCGCATACCGCTATAATCATATCAATACATCGGGGCACGCGACGAATTTTTGGTCGCAATCTTACAAAATTGTGGCAGCGGCTAACAAAGTCATTGAATTTGTGCCTGATGACGCATCTGCCGGTCTTCAACAATTAAAAGGGGAGAATCTGTTTCTACGAGCAATGGTTCACTTTTATCTTGTACGCGTATTTGGTCGACCATATCCGCAAGGAAATGGGGAAAATATGGGCGTACCAATCCTTAAAGAAGGATTAACGGATGAAGAAACAGCCGTTTTGACAAGAAACTCGGTAAAGGAAGTTTATAATTTTGTCATTACCGATTTATTGAAAGCGGCAGATTTAATGTCTGAGAATAAAAGTAATTCCTTTGGTTCGAAAGAGGTTGCTTATGCGCTTTTATCGCGAGTTTATCTTTATATGGAAGACAATGCGAATGCTATAAAATATGCTAACTTAGTAATCAATTCGGGTCGTTACTCTTTACTTGAAGGATCAGAATACCAAGGGTTCTTTAAGAGCTCTCCAGACAATAATAGAGAAACCATTTTCTGTATTCGACATACGAAAGTGGAAGATAGAGGGATGAGTTCCATTAACTCCATGTACTTCAGTGGCGATGTGGCAGGAAATCCACTAGGTCAAGGCGTTAGTGGATGGGCTGAGATCTATGCGTCGAAAAAATATTATGATCTCGTACAGAGCTATCCAAATGACTTGAGAAACTCTTTTATTACTCCTTTCTTAATCGATGGGAAGCTGCAATACAATCAAAAACTAACGCCCGTTACGCCAATGTATTATGTAAATAAATATGCATTACAGGAAGGGCAAATAAACTTAAGTTCACCGATATTCCTTCGACTTGCAGAAGTTTATCTAATACGTGCGGAGGCGCAAGCCAAACTAAGCAATACGGCAGCGGCATTAGCTGATGTCAATTTATTACGCCAACGAGCAGGGCTTAGTGGAGCAGCGATTCGTACGCTGAATAATCTGCAAACAGCAAATATGACCGTGATGGATGCCGTAATGGAAGAACGATACTTGGAGCTAGCATTTGAGGGACATCGAGCATATGACTTATTTAGAAATAATAGACCCATGGAGAGAAACTATCCAGGGACGCATTCTTTAAATAATACACCGACAACCAATATTACCCAGAAAGTATTACCTACCGACGCTCGCGTAGTATTTTATGTACCGCAGGCGGAAATAAATAGAAATAGTAATCTGAAACAAAATCCTTAA
- a CDS encoding glycosyltransferase family 2 protein, with amino-acid sequence MLEKNPKISIITIVYNNVRDIRYTLESVAKQDYSNIEYIIVDGLSSDGTLAIIEEYKAHIQVLISEKDNGIYDAMNKGLHAATGDYVLFLNSGDELFATDTLTKVFNSASDADIYYGETKLVNEDRQIIGDRRHACPEHFDWTSFKYGMNVCHQAIYVKRDIAEPYDLQYKLSSDIDWVIRAAKKAKKIVNVRGYVAKYLVGGMSQQRHKQSLKERYEIFKRYYGFLPNLFNHGVIAFRLMLYRLKNGKTRD; translated from the coding sequence ATGCTGGAGAAGAATCCAAAAATTTCCATAATTACGATTGTTTACAATAATGTTCGGGATATACGTTATACCCTAGAATCGGTTGCAAAGCAAGATTATTCAAATATTGAATATATCATTGTTGATGGACTTTCAAGTGATGGAACTTTAGCGATTATTGAAGAATATAAAGCGCATATTCAAGTACTAATCTCAGAAAAGGACAATGGTATTTACGACGCCATGAACAAAGGACTCCATGCCGCAACAGGCGACTACGTCTTGTTCCTGAACTCGGGAGATGAGCTTTTTGCGACAGACACATTGACCAAAGTTTTTAATTCAGCAAGCGATGCCGACATCTATTATGGCGAAACGAAATTGGTAAATGAAGATCGACAAATCATAGGTGATCGTCGCCATGCTTGTCCAGAACATTTTGACTGGACTTCTTTTAAATATGGGATGAACGTCTGTCATCAGGCTATTTACGTAAAAAGGGACATTGCAGAACCCTATGATTTACAATATAAACTGAGCTCCGATATTGACTGGGTTATTCGTGCAGCGAAAAAAGCTAAGAAAATCGTCAACGTCAGAGGTTATGTCGCAAAATACCTAGTCGGTGGCATGTCACAACAACGCCATAAACAGAGCTTGAAAGAGCGATACGAGATTTTCAAGAGATACTACGGCTTTTTACCTAATTTGTTCAACCACGGCGTCATCGCATTCCGCTTGATGTTATATCGATTAAAAAATGGCAAAACAAGAGACTGA
- a CDS encoding M28 family peptidase gives MKRIYLLSLLFLGYFANAQDALKENFEKIYQEVNLHGEAYDRLKYSTEKIGHRLTGSKNGKKAETYVHDLLKSYGFQVSYQPFTAQAWSRKSLKLHFNKQEIPSVSLAHAPVRSKIEAELVDLGNGLEADYERIGDKVKGKIALVFLHILPNSGQGLKNLHRSEKTALAEKYGAAGIIFINSVKGNVLLTGTASITGKLIDIPAICIGFEEGMKWKEKLASESIVAAIDMKNKAGEATARNVLVHIPGSSLAKEKIVIGGHLDSWDLATGAVDNGIGSFAVIDIARAFKKLALNSKRSIDFVLFMGEEQGLLGSKAYVDDAIKSGTIDQIKYMINLDMINAPTGFVTTRKEMKGLMDEWGALYGQVDALFKNENAVAAGLHSDHQPFMLQGIPTATGRGGALPNNAGMYYHSNRDVFGLVEKAGLLQTTRVAAILLYALANADEIPASKLSDNAIKQFLDDNGMKEPLQISGEWRWGQD, from the coding sequence ATGAAAAGAATCTACCTCCTAAGTCTATTATTTTTGGGCTATTTTGCCAATGCTCAAGATGCCCTGAAAGAAAATTTTGAAAAAATATATCAAGAAGTTAACCTCCATGGAGAAGCTTATGATCGACTAAAGTATAGTACTGAAAAGATTGGGCACCGACTTACCGGGTCGAAAAATGGAAAGAAAGCGGAAACCTATGTACATGATTTACTGAAATCCTACGGTTTTCAAGTTTCATATCAGCCTTTTACAGCACAGGCCTGGTCCCGAAAGTCATTAAAGCTACATTTTAACAAACAAGAAATTCCATCAGTTTCCTTGGCACATGCGCCTGTTAGATCTAAAATTGAAGCAGAGCTCGTTGATCTGGGAAATGGATTGGAGGCTGACTATGAGCGTATTGGTGATAAAGTAAAGGGTAAGATTGCACTAGTCTTTTTACATATCCTTCCGAATTCAGGTCAAGGCTTAAAAAACCTGCACCGCTCTGAAAAAACTGCGCTAGCTGAGAAATATGGTGCTGCAGGAATCATATTTATCAACAGTGTGAAAGGCAATGTTTTACTGACTGGTACAGCATCTATTACTGGAAAACTTATCGATATCCCCGCAATTTGTATTGGTTTTGAAGAGGGTATGAAATGGAAAGAAAAACTCGCTAGTGAATCAATCGTCGCGGCAATAGATATGAAGAATAAAGCCGGGGAAGCAACAGCGCGTAATGTGTTGGTTCATATACCAGGAAGCAGTCTTGCTAAGGAGAAAATCGTTATTGGCGGACATCTTGATAGCTGGGATTTAGCCACAGGCGCTGTGGATAATGGCATTGGTTCTTTTGCTGTCATAGATATCGCTAGAGCTTTTAAAAAGCTAGCTCTAAATAGTAAACGCTCTATAGACTTTGTGTTGTTTATGGGCGAGGAACAGGGACTATTGGGGTCTAAAGCTTATGTAGATGATGCAATAAAATCCGGCACTATCGATCAAATTAAATACATGATTAATCTGGATATGATCAATGCACCAACAGGCTTCGTAACGACAAGAAAAGAAATGAAAGGACTTATGGATGAATGGGGCGCGTTGTATGGACAAGTTGATGCATTATTCAAGAATGAGAATGCTGTTGCCGCTGGACTGCATAGTGACCATCAGCCCTTTATGTTACAGGGTATTCCGACGGCGACAGGCCGCGGAGGAGCTTTGCCGAATAATGCGGGGATGTATTATCATTCCAATAGAGATGTATTTGGACTCGTTGAAAAAGCTGGCTTATTACAAACTACACGTGTAGCCGCTATTTTACTATATGCACTAGCTAATGCAGATGAAATTCCAGCATCTAAACTTTCCGATAATGCTATAAAGCAATTTCTTGACGATAATGGAATGAAAGAGCCTTTACAGATTTCCGGTGAATGGCGCTGGGGACAGGATTAA
- the trhO gene encoding oxygen-dependent tRNA uridine(34) hydroxylase TrhO has product MAKYQTLLYYCYSPIENAEQFADDHLNFCKSLNLVGRIIVADEGLNGTVSGAPESCKAYMDAVHADPRFAKTEFKIDDVEELSFIKMHCRYKEEIVHSGLRDPKIIDPNKQTGKHLEPQDFMKMKDDEDVVILDVRSNYEHSVGRFKNAVTLDIENFREFPEKVKELEQYKGKKILTYCTGGIKCEKASALLLKEGFEDVYQLHGGIIKYGKEAGGKDFEGKCYVFDNRVTVEVNSVNPEIISTCRNCGKTTSKMINCANPVCNEHFTQCDECGWELDGCCSDACKTHPRKREYDGTGYYVKVPQEVNIEKISKRKHKKLIKN; this is encoded by the coding sequence ATGGCAAAATATCAAACTCTGCTGTACTACTGTTACAGCCCGATCGAAAATGCAGAACAATTTGCTGACGATCATTTAAATTTTTGTAAATCCCTGAATCTTGTAGGTCGTATTATCGTTGCTGACGAAGGCTTAAATGGAACCGTTTCTGGAGCACCTGAGTCTTGTAAGGCCTATATGGATGCTGTACACGCTGATCCTAGATTCGCAAAAACAGAATTTAAAATTGACGATGTCGAAGAACTATCGTTCATTAAAATGCACTGTCGTTATAAAGAAGAGATTGTACACTCTGGCTTGAGAGATCCCAAAATAATCGATCCGAATAAACAAACGGGAAAACACTTAGAACCTCAGGATTTCATGAAAATGAAAGACGATGAAGATGTGGTGATTTTGGACGTTCGTTCCAACTATGAACACTCTGTTGGCCGTTTTAAGAATGCTGTAACATTAGATATTGAAAACTTCCGTGAGTTTCCTGAAAAAGTAAAAGAACTTGAACAGTATAAAGGCAAAAAGATCCTAACGTATTGTACTGGAGGTATCAAATGTGAAAAAGCGTCAGCATTACTTTTAAAAGAAGGTTTTGAGGATGTTTATCAACTTCACGGCGGTATCATCAAATACGGTAAAGAGGCCGGCGGAAAGGATTTCGAAGGCAAATGTTATGTTTTCGACAACCGAGTAACGGTTGAAGTAAACTCCGTGAATCCGGAGATTATTTCCACTTGTAGAAACTGTGGAAAGACCACTTCAAAAATGATTAACTGTGCCAATCCGGTTTGTAATGAGCATTTCACGCAATGTGATGAATGTGGATGGGAATTGGATGGTTGTTGTTCGGATGCCTGTAAAACGCATCCACGCAAACGTGAATATGATGGAACGGGATACTACGTAAAGGTACCACAGGAAGTCAATATTGAAAAAATTAGTAAACGCAAGCACAAAAAACTTATCAAAAATTAA
- a CDS encoding DUF4870 domain-containing protein → MEHLERTINFSPRAVTADEREYASNSYLMSLFALFVGLPLPIFNLLATVIFYLGNRKSTAFVKWHCTQALISQLFIFFFNTVAFWWTIRIIFWQEEFLSDADFNRYVSYIGIVIFINIIEIFSTIYTSIQTRKGIHVRWFLFGDITDNLFRNENHR, encoded by the coding sequence ATGGAACATCTCGAAAGGACTATAAACTTCTCTCCTAGAGCGGTTACAGCAGATGAACGCGAATATGCCTCTAATAGCTACCTTATGTCACTATTTGCACTTTTCGTAGGCCTCCCTCTTCCCATTTTCAATCTTTTAGCAACCGTCATTTTCTACTTGGGGAATAGGAAATCTACAGCCTTTGTGAAATGGCATTGTACGCAGGCGCTAATCTCTCAATTATTCATCTTTTTCTTCAATACTGTTGCCTTTTGGTGGACTATTCGAATTATTTTTTGGCAAGAGGAGTTTTTAAGCGATGCTGACTTCAATCGTTACGTTTCCTATATCGGTATCGTTATTTTCATCAATATCATAGAAATTTTTTCAACGATTTACACGTCAATTCAGACACGTAAAGGCATTCATGTGCGTTGGTTCTTGTTTGGGGACATCACTGATAACTTGTTTAGAAATGAAAATCATAGGTAA
- a CDS encoding M48 family metallopeptidase produces the protein MKIIGKLLLLVLSIGILYLGLSQINWSRIFEVDEKQEKLEKRLGKLVLDDLESSMSLIKNDSINRIVDSIFHPLLAKNGISRKGYKVLVLQDAQVNAFALPDKQIVLTTIINFLDSANYVSAILAHELAHCEKKHVMKSLITKFGLDLLLSGSGASNMTNFLTGQAFSRNLEREADEQAVVYLNKAKVNPHSLTHVMELFDVYLTGDLDLTWASTHPSPSDRKEYIEEKIGEIDLSMSFNSPIQQATWKRFKELVKAYDSEEDQD, from the coding sequence ATGAAAATCATAGGTAAACTTCTGCTACTCGTCCTATCAATCGGAATATTGTATTTGGGATTATCTCAAATAAATTGGAGTCGTATTTTTGAAGTCGATGAGAAGCAAGAAAAATTAGAAAAGCGCTTAGGAAAATTGGTTTTAGATGACCTGGAATCCAGTATGTCCTTGATTAAAAACGATAGTATCAATCGTATCGTAGACTCTATTTTCCATCCTTTATTGGCAAAAAACGGTATTTCGCGCAAGGGTTATAAGGTGTTAGTCCTTCAAGATGCGCAGGTGAATGCCTTTGCATTACCCGATAAACAAATCGTATTAACTACAATAATTAACTTCCTTGACAGTGCAAACTACGTATCAGCTATTTTAGCCCACGAGTTAGCGCATTGTGAGAAGAAACACGTCATGAAGTCATTGATTACCAAGTTTGGATTAGACTTACTATTGTCCGGATCGGGAGCTTCAAACATGACTAATTTTCTTACCGGACAGGCTTTCAGCCGGAACCTGGAACGCGAAGCTGATGAACAGGCGGTTGTTTATTTGAATAAAGCAAAAGTAAACCCGCACAGCTTAACGCATGTGATGGAATTATTCGACGTTTATTTAACTGGCGATTTGGACCTTACTTGGGCTTCCACACACCCATCTCCTAGTGATAGAAAAGAATATATAGAGGAGAAAATTGGAGAAATTGACCTTTCTATGAGTTTCAATTCTCCAATTCAGCAAGCAACTTGGAAAAGATTTAAAGAACTTGTAAAAGCTTACGATTCCGAAGAAGATCAGGATTAA
- a CDS encoding Gfo/Idh/MocA family protein: MTFSRRKFIKAAGLTTMSGILLNQSGIASERVWSLNNKTLKIGLIGCGGRGTAAAMEALNADPNVILYAMADAFQDHIDESHKTLTEKMGQKIQVAKENRFVGLDAYQKLLATDVDVVLLAAPPAFRPSHLEASVNAGKHVFCEKPFAVDAPGLRRVIAASKKSKEKNLALVAGFCWRYHLPKRETFSRVLNGQIGKVLSSESTYNTGELWYKERQAGWSDFEYQLRNWLYYNWLSGDHIIEQAIHSIDMLQWAMGDQLPIQVTGSGGRQKRTDPKFGNIYDHFALVYEYPNGSKSYFSSRQQSNTAPSYMVELVGDQGKCLVDCRTGEHSITGKTPWKFADETKFTDENAYKKSNSRSMYQQEHDELFGSIRKNKPINDGEWMVKSNLVALAGRMAAYSGQTVTLDAALASNETLSPAAFSWDLKYNLPIAIPGIDTKI, encoded by the coding sequence ATGACATTTTCAAGAAGAAAATTTATCAAAGCTGCTGGGCTAACCACCATGTCAGGAATTTTATTAAATCAATCTGGCATTGCGTCCGAGCGCGTATGGTCACTAAATAACAAAACATTAAAGATTGGGCTGATTGGATGCGGTGGTCGTGGCACTGCAGCAGCAATGGAAGCTCTTAATGCAGATCCAAATGTAATCTTGTATGCGATGGCTGACGCATTTCAAGATCATATTGATGAGTCTCACAAAACTCTAACGGAGAAGATGGGGCAAAAAATACAAGTGGCAAAAGAAAACAGATTTGTTGGATTAGATGCTTATCAAAAGCTTCTTGCGACAGATGTTGATGTTGTATTATTAGCTGCGCCACCAGCTTTTCGTCCGAGTCACTTGGAGGCAAGTGTAAATGCAGGTAAGCATGTATTCTGTGAGAAACCTTTCGCTGTTGACGCGCCTGGCTTACGTCGCGTTATTGCGGCTTCGAAGAAATCTAAAGAGAAAAACTTGGCCTTGGTTGCTGGATTCTGCTGGCGCTACCATTTGCCAAAAAGAGAAACATTTAGCCGTGTGTTAAATGGACAAATAGGAAAGGTCCTTTCTTCTGAGAGCACCTACAATACAGGCGAACTTTGGTATAAGGAAAGACAGGCGGGCTGGTCTGATTTTGAATATCAATTGAGAAACTGGCTTTACTACAATTGGTTATCTGGTGATCATATCATCGAGCAGGCTATACACAGTATTGATATGTTGCAATGGGCAATGGGCGATCAATTACCAATCCAGGTTACAGGATCAGGAGGACGCCAAAAAAGAACAGACCCTAAGTTTGGAAATATCTATGACCACTTCGCTTTGGTATACGAGTATCCTAACGGTTCGAAATCTTATTTCTCATCAAGGCAGCAAAGTAATACAGCGCCATCTTACATGGTCGAGCTGGTTGGTGATCAAGGAAAATGTTTAGTGGATTGTCGTACTGGAGAGCATAGCATTACTGGTAAGACACCTTGGAAATTTGCTGATGAAACCAAGTTTACGGATGAAAATGCTTATAAGAAATCCAATTCTAGAAGCATGTATCAACAAGAGCATGACGAGCTATTCGGCTCGATCAGAAAAAATAAACCAATTAATGATGGAGAATGGATGGTAAAGTCTAATTTAGTGGCATTAGCAGGTCGTATGGCAGCCTATTCTGGACAAACAGTGACTTTAGATGCAGCATTAGCATCCAATGAAACTTTAAGTCCGGCGGCATTTTCATGGGATTTGAAATATAATCTACCAATTGCGATACCAGGTATTGATACAAAAATCTAA
- a CDS encoding FkbM family methyltransferase — translation MPSLKKTILKYFPIDKFLFSRSYSQEGEDMLIRSFYETRKHYKGYFVDVGAHHPYRFSNTMFFYKQGWRGINIEPSPDAMKWFRWFRRRDVNLNIGISASPQELTYYCFNEPALNGFSKEISEKRDGLNQKYHLVNSIPVPTLPLAEVLDKHLPKGQEIDFLSIDAEGFDFIVLQSNDWERYRPIFVLVEEELSIKDLSQSAVYRFLNEKGYELAGKTKRTLVFKRADTL, via the coding sequence ATGCCCTCATTAAAAAAGACCATTTTAAAATACTTTCCGATCGATAAGTTTTTATTTTCTAGATCCTATTCACAAGAAGGCGAGGATATGTTAATCCGTAGTTTCTATGAGACTCGGAAGCACTACAAGGGCTACTTTGTTGACGTAGGTGCGCATCATCCCTACCGCTTTTCGAATACCATGTTCTTTTATAAGCAGGGTTGGCGGGGTATCAATATAGAGCCTTCTCCGGATGCGATGAAATGGTTTCGTTGGTTTCGTCGTCGCGATGTGAATTTAAACATCGGAATCAGTGCGAGCCCGCAGGAGTTAACCTATTATTGTTTTAATGAGCCGGCATTAAATGGTTTCTCTAAGGAGATATCTGAGAAGAGAGATGGACTTAACCAAAAGTATCATTTGGTGAACAGCATCCCTGTCCCAACCTTACCACTTGCAGAGGTGTTGGACAAGCATTTGCCGAAAGGGCAGGAGATTGATTTTCTATCCATCGATGCCGAAGGGTTCGATTTCATCGTTTTACAATCGAATGATTGGGAACGCTATAGGCCGATATTTGTGTTGGTAGAAGAAGAGTTGAGTATTAAGGATTTGAGCCAATCGGCAGTCTATCGTTTTCTAAACGAAAAAGGTTATGAGTTGGCGGGTAAAACCAAGCGAACCTTAGTGTTCAAACGGGCCGACACACTTTAA
- a CDS encoding sugar phosphate isomerase/epimerase family protein, producing MMNRKNFLKSAALLAGSTFVAPHLQAAASVNVGGMPVAGKLKKALGFDMIKEELSLIDKFKLVKDLGFDGIEFNSPVAHTIKELLQAKSASGIEIPSLVNKDHWSKPLSDPDPAVRKFIIDSVSTSLQEVKELGGDTVLVVPGVVNEKVSYKTAYANAQDSVRKLIPAAEKTGMKIALENVWNNFLLSPLEAARFVDEINHPLVGWYFDIGNVLRYGWPEHWIEVLDKRIFKLHIKEFSREKMNNEGLYKGFNVELTEGDINWALVMKKVREVQYKGQWITSEIAGGDRTRLKTVAEQMDKIISLY from the coding sequence ATGATGAATAGAAAGAACTTTTTAAAATCCGCAGCACTATTAGCAGGGTCAACGTTCGTAGCACCACATCTTCAAGCAGCGGCTAGTGTGAATGTGGGCGGCATGCCTGTTGCGGGAAAGCTTAAGAAAGCCTTGGGCTTCGATATGATCAAGGAGGAACTCTCCTTGATCGATAAGTTTAAATTAGTAAAAGATTTAGGCTTCGACGGGATTGAATTCAATAGTCCAGTCGCTCATACAATTAAAGAACTTCTCCAAGCGAAATCCGCATCAGGAATAGAAATCCCATCCTTAGTGAACAAGGATCATTGGTCAAAACCATTGTCGGATCCTGATCCTGCAGTTCGCAAGTTTATTATCGACTCCGTATCGACTTCGCTACAAGAGGTGAAAGAATTAGGGGGCGATACAGTTTTAGTCGTACCTGGTGTTGTCAATGAGAAAGTATCGTATAAGACAGCTTATGCTAACGCGCAAGACTCTGTACGTAAGTTAATTCCTGCTGCCGAAAAAACAGGGATGAAGATTGCACTTGAGAATGTTTGGAATAACTTTTTATTGAGTCCACTAGAGGCTGCTCGCTTTGTTGATGAGATCAACCATCCATTGGTGGGTTGGTACTTTGATATCGGTAATGTGTTGCGCTATGGTTGGCCAGAACACTGGATTGAGGTGCTTGATAAGCGAATCTTCAAACTACACATCAAAGAATTTAGCCGTGAAAAAATGAATAACGAAGGTTTATATAAAGGCTTTAATGTGGAACTAACGGAGGGAGATATTAACTGGGCCTTAGTTATGAAGAAAGTACGTGAAGTCCAGTACAAAGGGCAATGGATAACTTCCGAAATTGCAGGCGGCGATAGGACAAGATTAAAAACCGTTGCCGAGCAAATGGACAAAATTATTAGCCTTTACTAA
- a CDS encoding DUF2752 domain-containing protein, which produces MSNVIELLNRISAKNKLYLITGVICFFGFVWLYFDYHSPIDATLCPIKQVTGYPCPSCGTTRSVKSLLQGDINQALLINPLGLVAVLIAVGIILLMSIDLIFRKDYFFRTYRWIEQFLQTQRILSAILILLILLNWIWNISKGL; this is translated from the coding sequence ATTAGTAACGTCATTGAGCTACTAAATCGCATATCAGCAAAAAACAAACTATATCTCATTACAGGTGTAATTTGTTTTTTTGGTTTTGTCTGGCTCTACTTCGACTATCATAGTCCAATAGATGCTACGTTATGCCCCATAAAGCAGGTCACTGGCTATCCATGTCCATCATGCGGCACAACAAGATCTGTGAAAAGCCTTCTGCAAGGGGATATCAATCAGGCATTACTCATTAATCCGCTCGGTTTAGTCGCTGTGCTGATCGCGGTCGGAATTATCTTACTCATGTCGATTGATTTGATTTTTCGAAAAGACTATTTCTTTCGTACTTACCGTTGGATTGAACAATTTTTGCAAACCCAGCGGATTTTAAGTGCTATTTTAATCCTTCTAATTTTGTTGAACTGGATATGGAACATCTCGAAAGGACTATAA